In the Hordeum vulgare subsp. vulgare chromosome 7H, MorexV3_pseudomolecules_assembly, whole genome shotgun sequence genome, one interval contains:
- the LOC123409677 gene encoding protein ecdysoneless homolog, with the protein MAAASNPFPFPRRRPPDDTLFYAIYPLPLPAGLPAAALHASLQSLHLSLLSHLAPFLSTHLFHRDPFTLSLPSDPSGPCAPCASPPAAPHLHGALRFGDSLPDEWLAVSLLFALTRAFPGVAARAWDSDGDFLLIEAAFALPRWLDPDTAPNRVFIFRGELHILPPSLFPATPSLHAALAAVHDESVDTRASDAVQAAIQRRIAGMPERAAENLHTARVTVPAPVAKVLREEPCLIARAVEGLYDRDIDTMKHAARMDRFLKGPGGEGIGMVRTSVRMTKAMYGQLMQQSFQAPRGYPMPRSEEGPDKWMEAELGMKIACGFEMMYQERRHEAEEGKGSTWEVYKKSLEATGCFEGLLPGSKEYKRIMENAMQYYKSSSSFSRTREMLSAPVRRIDEILAMPYSAEDFQGINLPPSDDDSWLRNGEDELNAELQERQKEMEEYAAVKKNRKSQKQNVSSSSSSQPSEFNLGEITDSMQEFVRKMSSFEGAEVPTNREDTETVDLDVNLFFKAMESVLGRASQEEAGNDTEADRKSSSSDMDFDDSDFENDSTEEAGEKDMDDSFMESYSDALNEELSKTTIEETFSRAQHPSTNSEGPSNAADSDGEMAPVDVNLNLVESFLNSYSSQQGLPGPASNLLGLMGVKVPPPDGKKP; encoded by the exons ATGGCCGCCGCCtccaacccgttcccgttccctcgccgccggccgcctGACGACACCCTCTTCTACGCCATctaccctctccccctccccgccggcctccccgccgccgccctccacGCCTCGCTGCAGTCGCtccacctctccctcctctcccacctGGCCCCCTTCCTCTCCACCCACCTCTTCCACCGCGACCCCTTCACCCTCTCCCTCCCGTCCGACCCATCCGGCCCCTGCGCGCCCTGCGCCTCGCCGCCTGCCGCCCCCCACCTCCACGGCGCGCTCCGCTTCGGGGACTCCCTCCCCGACGAGTGGCTCGCCGTCTCCCTCCTCTTCGCGCTCACCCGCGCCTTCCCGGGCGTCGCGGCCCGCGCCTGGGACTCGGACGGCGACTTCCTCCTCATCGAGGCCGCCTTCGCGCTCCCGCGCTGGCTCGACCCCGACACCGCCCCCAACCGCGTGTTCATCTTCCGCGGCGAGCTCCACATCCTGCCGCCCTCCCTCTTCCCCGCCACGCCCTCGCTCCACGCCGCCCTCGCTGCCGTCCACGACGAATCCGTCGACACCCGGGCCTCCGACGCCGTCCAGGCCGCCATACAGCGCCGCATCGCCGGGATGCCGGAGCGGGCTGCCGAGAACCTCCACACGGCCCGCGTCACCGTGCCGGCGCCCGTGGCCAAGGTGCTCAGGGAGGAGCCCTGCTTGATTGCGCGCGCGGTCGAGGGGTTGTACGACCGGGACATTGACACCATGAAGCACGCCGCGAGGATGGACAGGTTCCTCAAGGGCCCCGGTGGGGAAGGAATTGGCATGGTGAGGACGTCCGTGCGGATGACCAAGGCCATGTATGGCCAGCTCATGCAGCAGAGTTTCCAGGCGCCCAGGGGTTACCCCATGCCGAGGAGCGAGGAGGGTCCGGACAAGTGGATGGAGGCAGAGCTGGGGATGAAGATTGCTTGCGGGTTCGAGATGATGTACCAGGAGAGGCGGCACGAGGCGGAGGAAGGGAAGGGGAGCACCTGGGAGgtttacaagaagagcttggaggcgACCGGGTGTTTTGAGGGGTTGCTTCCTGGTTCCAAGGAGTATAAGAGGATCATGGAGAATGCAATGCAGTATTACAAGAGCTCGAGTTCGTTCTCGCGAACAAG GGAGATGCTAAGTGCACCAGTGCGTCGAATTGATGAAATCCTTGCGATGCCGTACTCGgcagaagattttcaaggcattaATCTTCCTCCGAGTGATGATGATTCTTGGCTGCGTAATGGGGAGGATGAACTGAATGCAGAACTTCAGGAAAGGCAGAAGGAAATGGAAGAGTATGCGGCTGTAAAGAAGAATAGAAAAAGTCAAAAGCAAAATGTCTCCAGCAGTTCAAGTTCCCAGCCAAGCGAGTTTAATCTTGGAGAAATCACAGACTCCATGCAAGAGTTTGTTCGCAAAATGTCAAGCTTCGAGGGGGCTGAAGTTCCCACAAACAG GGAAGACACGGAAACAGTAGACCTTGATGTCAATCTGTTCTTCAAGGCCATGGAGTCAGTGTTAGGAAGGGCTTCACAAGAGGAAGCTGGCAATGATACCGAAGCTGATAGAAAATCCTCCTCATCTGACATGGACTTTG ATGATTCTGATTTCGAGAATGATTCTACTGAAGAAGCTGGCGAAAAGGATATGGATGATTCTTTCATGGAATCATATTCGGATGCTTTGAATGAAGAGCTAAGTAAGACTACTATCgaggaaaccttttctcgagcacAACACCCTAGCACCAACAGTGAG GGTCCCTCGAATGCCGCTGATAGTGACGGGGAGATGGCCCCAGTCGATGTGAACCTAAACCTTGTGGAGAGCTTTCTTAACTCGTACTCGTCTCAACAAGGCCTTCCTGGCCCGGCCTCCAATCTGCTTGGACTTATGGGCGTGAAGGTACCACCTCCGGACGGTAAAAAGCCGTGA